From Pseudomonas sp. FP2335, the proteins below share one genomic window:
- a CDS encoding exonuclease SbcCD subunit D C-terminal domain-containing protein, translating to MRLFHTSDWHLGQNLHGQERDFEHACFLKWLLEQLKAQRPDVLLIAGDIFDTVNPPLKAQEQLYDFIISAHEQNPDLTIVMIAGNHDSGSRIELPAPLMRRLRTHALGRVLWLDDGQLDAERLLIPLPNAKGKIVGWCLALPFLRPAEVTGAHLGDDYLRGIGQVHEALIAAANAKRKKGQALVAISHAHMAGGSVSEDSERSLIIGNAEALPAKLFDRSVAYVALGHLHKPQKVNGEERIRYSGSPIPLSFSEIGYKHQILDVLFQGERLVSVEPLLIPRSVNLQRLEAAPLADILTALSELPDVDLLAETQHHPWLEVRVRLDEPQPDLRQQIEAALQGKAVRLVRIAAEYAGTGPREEEGEARLIELDQLTPQELFSRAWQDSYGSEVDEQTLKDFAVLLQDVQQEDEQP from the coding sequence TTGCGTCTGTTCCACACCTCCGACTGGCACCTTGGGCAAAACCTGCACGGCCAGGAGCGCGACTTCGAGCACGCCTGCTTCCTCAAATGGCTGCTCGAGCAATTAAAGGCCCAGCGCCCGGATGTGCTGTTGATCGCCGGCGACATCTTCGACACGGTCAACCCGCCGCTCAAAGCCCAGGAGCAGCTGTACGATTTCATCATCAGTGCCCACGAACAAAACCCCGACCTCACCATCGTGATGATCGCCGGCAACCATGACTCCGGTTCGCGTATCGAGCTGCCCGCGCCGTTGATGCGCCGCTTGCGCACCCACGCCCTGGGTCGCGTGCTGTGGCTGGATGACGGCCAACTGGATGCCGAACGCCTGCTGATCCCCCTGCCGAATGCCAAAGGCAAGATTGTCGGCTGGTGCCTGGCGTTGCCGTTTTTGCGCCCCGCGGAAGTCACGGGCGCGCACCTGGGTGACGATTACCTGCGCGGTATCGGCCAGGTGCATGAGGCGCTCATCGCTGCCGCCAACGCCAAGCGTAAAAAAGGCCAGGCGCTGGTTGCCATCAGCCACGCGCACATGGCTGGGGGCTCGGTATCGGAAGACTCCGAACGCAGCTTGATCATCGGCAATGCCGAGGCGCTGCCGGCCAAGCTGTTTGATAGAAGCGTCGCTTATGTTGCCCTCGGCCATTTGCACAAGCCGCAAAAGGTCAATGGTGAAGAACGTATTCGCTACAGCGGCTCGCCGATCCCACTGTCGTTTTCCGAAATTGGCTACAAGCACCAGATTCTCGACGTGTTGTTCCAAGGCGAGCGACTGGTCAGCGTCGAACCGTTGCTGATTCCGCGGTCGGTCAACCTGCAACGCCTGGAAGCCGCGCCCCTGGCCGACATTCTCACGGCCTTGAGCGAGTTGCCCGACGTCGACCTGCTCGCCGAAACCCAGCACCACCCCTGGCTGGAAGTGCGCGTGCGCCTCGACGAACCCCAACCCGACCTGCGCCAGCAAATCGAAGCCGCTCTGCAAGGCAAGGCCGTGCGCCTGGTGCGTATCGCCGCCGAGTACGCAGGCACCGGCCCACGGGAGGAGGAAGGCGAAGCGCGGCTGATAGAACTCGACCAGCTCACCCCCCAGGAACTGTTCAGCCGCGCCTGGCAGGACAGCTATGGCAGCGAAGTGGATGAACAGACCTTGAAGGATTTCGCCGTGCTGCTCCAGGACGTGCAACAGGAGGATGAACAGCCATGA